In the Topomyia yanbarensis strain Yona2022 chromosome 3, ASM3024719v1, whole genome shotgun sequence genome, one interval contains:
- the LOC131690388 gene encoding uncharacterized protein LOC131690388, whose amino-acid sequence MISEMFNTVHKARFSGIRIVPVNAPSLYQECVKVFVAEVNRTNKNGKRISELQFLPTAALVNIFEEMCKYPTLRPFLREALSDPVLFMRIFTGHNSNQLIVDQCLREANLSGKPVLPDLAANYCDMVREDPLEAGSPAFMSRILGALKLGTYLHEAGWSRSSVGVLNVAANMISLIGNNRFHKKLELDCIQQLLRAEGGCMASKADQTCLTLLSLITNVTDVDILVKAYLQVANHHYRAQRYDACHEWALKTMNLITDSTPIEDVIEVLQLGALFCFSKERFDLGSMLISQAIQRARAHCGNHQQRLYADVLQTYGQCLLKMDAISAAVSTFMELLDVITKLYGKLTPHVPIIQGYLAYGFYIRSHTTGRFDMALDQIDQAISLAKLLIPSNEQIISNFDQIRASILKGHDSSVAATKEQKPMGVAIYQKFRFAEIRDKYFELNASF is encoded by the coding sequence ATGATTTCGGAAATGTTCAATACCGTCCACAAGGCTCGCTTTAGCGGCATCAGAATCGTTCCGGTGAATGCTCCGTCCCTGTATCAGGAGTGCGTGAAAGTGTTTGTGGCCGAGGTGAATCGTACCAACAAGAATGGAAAGCGCATTTCGGAGCTGCAGTTCTTGCCAACGGCGGCGCTTGTAAACATCTTCGAGGAGATGTGCAAGTACCCGACGCTGAGACCGTTTCTCCGCGAGGCGTTGTCGGATCCGGTGCTGTTCATGAGAATCTTTACCGGTCACAACTCCAATCAGCTAATCGTGGACCAATGTCTTCGGGAGGCAAACCTCAGCGGAAAGCCGGTTTTACCGGATTTAGCTGCAAATTACTGTGATATGGTGCGTGAAGATCCACTGGAGGCCGGATCTCCAGCATTCATGAGCCGCATTCTGGGAGCGCTGAAACTCGGCACCTATCTGCACGAAGCCGGTTGGTCGAGGTCTAGTGTTGGCGTCTTGAATGTGGCAGCAAATATGATCTCATTGATTGGGAACAATCGTTTCCATAAAAAACTCGAACTAGATTGCATTCAGCAGCTGCTGCGTGCCGAGGGAGGCTGTATGGCCTCAAAGGCCGATCAAACGTGCCTTACACTACTTTCATTGATCACTAACGTCACAGACGTGGATATTCTAGTCAAGGCGTACCTACAGGTGGCAAACCACCACTACCGCGCTCAGCGTTACGACGCGTGTCATGAATGGGCATTGAAAACGATGAATCTCATCACAGACTCAACACCGATCGAAGACGTCATCGAAGTACTTCAGTTGGGTGCACTTTTTTGCTTCTCCAAGGAGCGTTTTGACCTTGGCAGCATGCTAATCAGTCAGGCTATACAGCGAGCTCGCGCGCACTGCGGAAATCATCAACAACGTCTATATGCGGATGTCCTTCAGACCTACGGCCAGTGTCTGCTGAAAATGGATGCGATTTCGGCTGCCGTTTCCACTTTCATGGAACTTTTGGATGTAATCACCAAGCTGTACGGAAAGTTAACTCCTCATGTTCCAATTATCCAAGGCTATTTGGCGTACGGGTTCTACATACGCTCGCATACCACCGGACGTTTCGACATGGCCTTGGATCAAATCGATCAAGCGATTTCTCTAGCGAAGCTGCTGATTCCATCCAACGAGCAGATTATTTCCAACTTTGATCAGATTCGGGCATCGATCCTGAAGGGTCACGATAGTAGCGTAGCCGCAACCAAAGAGCAGAAGCCAATGGGGGTTGCCATCTATCAAAAATTCCGATTCGCGGAAATTCGAGATAAGTACTTTGAACTGAATGCATCGTTCTAG